The Agelaius phoeniceus isolate bAgePho1 chromosome Z, bAgePho1.hap1, whole genome shotgun sequence genomic interval CATTTATGTGCAGGGGAAGCAATATTTAATTCCTTCAAGGCAGGCTTGCAGTCCAGAGAAGCTTAGTATTTATTAGTTATTTACAGCTCCAAAGCTGTTGCCCAATGACATCAAAAAACTAATCCCACAAACAATACTGAACATTGGAAAGAACTCTTGCAACCAGGCAGACAAGCCATCTGAGAGATTTTATACACCGATACAATCTGACCTCAAAAGATATCTTTAGCATCTGCATAGATTTGCAGAAGAGAGCAGAATTAAAGATAAAGCTCTCTGAAGCCCCCCACTTCACCTACACAAGTAGCTGAGCCACCAGCAGTCTCTGATTACAATCTCTAGACTGCTATTGTCAAGGGTTGCCAAACCAGTATGAGGAACAGCTTACGCGTGAGAAAGGCCAGTAAGTCAATGCACAATGCCTGATGCTGTACCACTGTAGTAACAGATTactctgcacagcacagagactCACTTGACCAATACTTACCGATGTCCTTTCAGAGATATCATGTTAAGTTCCACAGCCTTCTCAAGGAATTTCTTCTCCAGGGCTTCATCACCCTTGACACTGCCAATGCGGAAAGGTACATTCATTCTGCTTCGGCTCTTTCTCTCCACTGGACATCTAGAAAGGTTGCAGAATGTAATGCTTAACCCACTTTGTGCTAAATTTGTATTTCAGCTATATGCAGTTTGAGAAATGAATAATCACACCTgtttaaaaccaaaatcaatCCTTCACAATCAAAACTGGTAATACTTTCTGTGAAAGAGAGCAACCTTCCTTTTTTAACCAAGTATAAAAAAAAGGTTAATTAGGCTAGGTGAGGTAATTACAGGGAATTTTGACTAAGTCTAAAGCagtttcttctcttcctcttcgaAGATTGACTTCTCAACTAGCCAAAAGTGCTACCAGAATTACACTCAGCTAAACAGAACTAAAGGAAACATAAGAACACAGCATAAGTAAATTTTCATAGACATTAGAAACTTCTGTTAGTGATTTCAGTCCACCTTCTAAATTAACATTACTCAGAATCATGAAGCAAAGATGAGGTATCTCTAGAACAAATCTTGCAGTGCATACATGGCCATAGCATTACAGGAGATGCATCACAATTCCTGAATTTCCTAAAAATTTAATCTGAAGTGGAAAACTCCAGATCTGTGTAATTTCTCTTCAACTATTTTGTGAAGCTAAGAAATTACAGGGGAGGAAGAGAAgatttaaatatcttttttagTGTTTCTACTTATAAAGAGATCTGAAGccttcagatttatttttttctcagtctgTGATGTAGATTCTTGCAGACATTCAATATAAATGAGTGTTCATAAACAGCAGATGGATTTCATACCTATTCTGCTAATTGGAAATAGCATAATGAGAGACAATGAGTATCATTCTTTTTAGTTCCTCTCTTGGTCCTTTGTCCAGATGTCTCCAtgatgaaaagaaaagaaaaatccatcaTAACACATGCCTGTGCAAATCTACTTCAGGTAGATTTCCTTCTACTTCCTTTTTTGAACATCATTTTCCTTCAACCAGGAAAATGATGTTCAAAAAGGCCTATGCTTCTGAGCACTCCCATATGTGAATTACTGCAGCCATGCTTTAGTTTTAGAATATACAGTTGCTACTAGGCAATCTGATGTAACTCAGTGCACAGACATTGAAAAACAAACTACAAATGGCACAGAGCACTTCATGGAAGAAAGGTTCCATTTGCTAAATGGCTTGTCACCTGGCTTACTCAGGGAAGCGCGCCACAGATCAAGTGCCACGTTACAGCTGGCAAGGCAGCTTCAAATTAAGTCTTCTTTTAAGTTATAGacacaatttaaaaattcaCAGTCTTAACTGTATTGCTTAGAAAGCTGCATACAGCTCAGTTAGTGAAGCTTGTTCTGCTTTCCCAACTGACTATTTACCATCCAATTTGCATTGCATTTCCCACACATTGCCTTACAGACCAACTTGCCTGATACAGATTTCTGTTTGtcacaaaatgtttttttcaagGCTTCATTTGCTTTCTGACGTCTATGAAAAACCCCCAGGATTTCCCTGGAGTAGGATCACAATCCTGATCATGATGACACTAAAGGCAAAGCTGTTTTCATTAACTAAATGAATAAGAAGAATGTATTAAATATTATGATGAAACTTTATCCCTGACAATTATGACTGCAGACAGCTCTAATTTAAAATCCAAATTTAATTTGCTCTATCCTAACTTGGACTTGAAAGTAAATTAGGTCCCATACTGTTGCTTTTGCCCTGAaggtgaaagaaaatattttgcagtttCATGGTCAATTAGTAGTCTGAACTTggcaaataataaaattattagaGTACCAGCTTTTAACTATGCACAGGTCCTATGAGCTCAAAAAGTACCTTGCTATTCTGTGTAAAAGTCAAGAGGGTTAAATCTGCTTTGGAAAGCCAGCAAAAATAACTGAAGAAAATCAACTGTGCATaaagtacattaaaaaaatatattccatTTTGAGGTCTGATCTTTCTATTTTACTTCAAGAAGTGTTTCAGAACTTAGCATAATTAGCAATAAAAATGTTCTGCTTGACAGAGACAAAGCAGAGTCTTTGACTCCTGGAAGGTGGTAGGCAAAATACAAGGCAAAGGGGTCTCTACAATTTCTTACAGgcaattttttctgttttggcctacATGCCACCAAGAGATTCTGTAAGCATACAAACCAGAATCTGCATATCTGTTCTTTGTATACTCTTCTCCCACACTCCTGTTTTATGCAGTTTAGAATACGTTTTTAGTAGGGTTCACTACTGATCAACATGATAAGTTGAAATAACTTCCTACTGGAATGAAACTTATCCTTAGACAGTTACCAAGCGAATGGTTTGCTCAAATGGTATCTCTAGGAGTCCTCAAAAAAGGTGACTTCAAAAATACAATTAAACTCTCAAAATTTATGAATGTTTGGTTATGTAGCAAATATTGAAGCAAAGGGGAAAAGCATAGGAACTTACGCATAAAATCCATTAGATTTGTCTATAATATCATAAATCATCCGTGACTTGATTAAACTGTGTTTATCCAtagctgcagctccaccatTATTCTTTATCCATTCTAGTACCAATCCCATGATATAAATactgcaaaatgaaaaaacatttttcagtgaaattattcaaacaggaaaaaaataagtctTGCCTAATAGTTCACAAAATCTTTCAGTAACACAATGCCATGTTTGATTTAAGGGCACTTAAGATTAACAAATCAAAACCTAGACTATTTTACAAGTTATGACAACTCAGATAATGATATCTGGACACAGGataaaatatcctgaaattCAAATGTCACACATATCTGTTGGACCCATTTTAATCCTTTGTACCACAGAAGGACATGTCCGTGCAGGCTAATTTATGCAGCCCAGCAGAGCGCCTAAAGACACCCCCAGACACGCTGCATGCACTGCCAATTCATTGCCTACACAACTGCCTCTCAGGTCCTGCCCAGAAGGACTACACAACTGCCTAGCAGGAGCCAGATTTAGCAAAAAAAGTTAACAGCATTTGCCCTGTGCAGCTAATCTAGCAAAAATGCAGGAGTAAATCTCAAATACATGTACATTAATATGCCAGAAATGTAACcatattttcaaaaatgttaAGAACTCTAATGTTAAGAACCCATTTCTGTCTACAAAGACCTTTTGCCCACATGAACAGTGAAGTTTGGTGAAACAAATTATGATGTACCACACTTGACTGTTACCAGTCAAGTTCTTAGTAGAGATCTGGAAGCCTACTGGCATCACATGGCTTGAGACCAAGAATTTCAATGCTAGTCACTAAGTGCAACATAAAAAAATCCTTGATGCCTTTTGCCTTTGTGCTTTTGCTACAAAACTCAGCTTGTTCAAGTTCAGACATTTCCCACGACTGCAACAATTTACATAAAAACCTGCTCACAAGTTTTTATGGCCTATATCCAACAAGTTCATTCTTATGAATCCCTTCATTATTGATTCCAAGGGAGTGCTCAGAGAACATTACCCTACAAGTTTCCCTAACACATACCTAGCAGGAGGCTGTTTaaaattttgctgctttttatttctaaagGGATGACAGTACCAAatccttgaacacttccaaaaGGCTGCAGAATAACCAAGGTTACAGACTGCCTTTTACAAGAAGTACCTTACTGCTCTGAGAGCACAATCTTGCCACATTTATGACAGGACACTACCAACTATTCCAGTATAAATGATTTAAGTGAAGTATAGACTATGCCCTTGGCAAATATACTGAGCCACATTCACATCTTGCCCTCACTTCCTTGAGCAAAACTTTTTGGACAAGTGAACTCCTGGAAGTCAGCCTTAGAATCATTCACAAAAAACCAGACAGCTGAAACTCTTTATCCTTCTTTTACGTCAATCAAAATAACGTTTCTGAAACAACTTTAAGCGCAAAATGCATTTCAGAGCTTGCAAATGAGATTTTTAGAGCAAATTCATTGTTAATTTTAGCTAAACAGATTAGGGTCAAAGAGCCAACTATGTAGTGCCATGAGGTTAAAGCCATTAGCATCACCTTAATTTAATTTAACATTTTGCTGAAGTAGCTTTTGCAAATTCAGTTAATATTTCCTGCCTGTTTGCCAGCAAACCATTAACAAGTGCAAGGAAAAGAGCACAGAAAAAGAGAACTAAGAAGCTTTGCCAGTTCCTTAAACTGGAACAGGCAGTTAGGGCCAAGCCAAACAGATGTGCATCCTGCCAACATTTCAGTCTGTTACATTCTGGATTCTGGAGCATACTCCAATGTGAGTCTGTAGCATGAAGTGAAATCCAGCAAGACAGCGATGAGAAAGGAGAAACTGTTAGTTCGACTTTATTTTCAGTTCCCTTTACCACCCACTACTCTGTTAAGGCTATGAGTGACAACTAAAGCAGCACTTGCTTTTCAGAGGTTCTTTGCAATGGCTAAAATAAGGCTGCAGAATTTGATTTGGTTTGCTTTTCAATTCAGAGGAACAACACGGTATCCAAGTACTGAGATTAAGCAGAACTTCAGTTTTTCAAATGGAAATAGCTTTGTACTTGGAAAACATGAATGGCTGGATTTAAAACCTAGCATATTCAAGTATACGGTGTCCAAAAACAGTATGTATGACTTGGCAGTCAGGCACATAATTGATCATGAAATAGAGGTTTCATCAAGCACTGGAAAAGACATACATCCTGCCTATGTTACAAAGCTACATTGAGCAGACCAAAATCAGAAAACATTGAATAGCTAATTCTTACTGGGTGTACCCAGCCAACAGGGCAGACTGGCTGCCAGTAAGAATGCATAATTACAGCACTACATACTGTACAGTATGCACACAACTTGGGGGAACAAGTTCTGCACTGTAACATCTGGCATAAACAAATGTTCACAAGATTTAGCGTTCTGTTGATGAAGACAGCTGCTCCTATGTCATGGCAATGGTACACTGCAGTGACAATCAGCAGATTCAGAAATACCTAAATTGAGTAAAATTTGAAGTGATACTAATTTTAATGATGGAATTAAGTTATAGGATTTATATACGGGAATCACAGAACTTTGGGCCTGTACAGTAAGTACATTTAACTTGTGTTGGAGATCATTAGGCAACCTAACTTTGCAATTCTGGAACATGCAAACAAAATAAGAGCTGAGACTAAATATCAGTATAAAATTTCATTATGAAACTATcctgaaaagaaaatctttattttcaaagtaattttaaaagcttctggggaaaaaaatgataaCTAGATAGaagattttctttaaatactCATTTCAGAGGATGCTGGTATAAAAATTCTTCAGGATAAGAATGGGTAGATACTACTAGCTCAACAGCTAAGCATGCTAGTAGCAAAGCACCATTTCACTAGTTATCTGAAGCTACAAGATAGctacaatttaaaaaaagcaagcTGTAGTCTGATCTGCTTCTTGCAGGGTGAAATCATCAAGCACATGGCAATTTTATGATTTTGATTGCTAGCAATGTTTATAAAGCTAGATCAATTTTATCTGTGGATGCCAAACCAAATGCTGAGATGGCAGTCAAAGAATTATGCAAAACTTTACAAGAGTAAAACCAAAGCAGCTACTAAAATGGCTTTTTAAAAGTTCTTCTACAGTTTCATTTCAAAACCAACAGTAGTGAAAGATGTAGAAAgaacaagaaatattttaaaatattaaaagaatacATATTCTTGTAATATATTATACGATTTAAAACTTTAATCACAATATTATTTACCATTTTCCAGTAAAGAAAGTCAGTGGCAATCTGGAGGTTCAAATGCTGAGAACAGTGtcaagaagaaattaaatcaaaCTATATTTAGGATCAAGAAGCAAGTCTAAGTACCAAATTACCTCCTTGCAATAAGAGAAGCATCACCATTGAATTGACTAGAGCTGCGCTCGTGTAAACCAGAACTGCATCCTGAAACTTCTACAATGTAGCTATGACATACAATATTAACTTTGAAAAAGGCTACATCTTCTGTGGCTGAGTCGCACCAGGCAATGCAAAGACTACTAGTCGCACGGCTGGACATTTCCCATGTTCTCACAGAAATCACGTGAAACACTCCAAGGTATCAGTGGCTTGAGGGCAAACACGGAACTTTGGAAGCTTTTCTAGACAAGAGCGGCAGGTGGCAGTGCGGCAGCTTTCTGATAAAGGATATCAGACAGCAGGGTGAGTTACCTGTAGCACGGTGGAGTGTTATACAATGAGCTATTTGCTGCCTGTGTTTTGTAATCCAGTACAACAGggcattccttcagtgcaaatCCCAGCAAGTCCTCACGTACTATTACAACAGTAactccagcacagccaacaTTCTTCTGAGCACCAGCGAAAATCACACCAAACtttaaaaggaagaagaaaagaacttGGTACATGCATTCACTTGTAAATCTTATTACTGAGTAATACCCCAGGCATACTAGTCAGCTGAACAGAGAATGTGTTGAAAATTAGTAAGTTGTAGGTTAAAAGAAGAGTTAGCAGAAGTTCTGATTTGAAAGTGCACTTACACCTACTCAGCTGAGGAAGATAATCACAAATTTCACAACAGTTTGctaaatgtttatttaatagCTGCAAATAATTCTCAAGGCAACCTGTTGCAATTTCACACTACTCCAAGCAAATTTACTAAAAACAAATTCCTACACAGTTCACAGTATTTTAAACCCATCTGGTGTTTCAGAACAATCATAAAATTCACCTGTACAAAGAGGCAGATCAGGAAAGGCCAAGTTGAACTACTCCATTTTGCTACACACAGGTACGAAAGGTCAAACATGCTGTTTCACTAGTCAATAACACTTCTGCAAAGAGTATACTTTACAAACATAGTAATTGCTTATGTTCTGCTCCTGTACTATCTGTGAAACAGACACCATAATCATGAGGCAGAGGAAGCTTTAGGAGCTTAAAAGAGGTTACAGATTTTTCATGATAGAGGCAGGATTCAAAAACTTATTAACAGTACCCTGCTGTAGCCGTACACTATCTACAGACTAAATGTTATTTAGAAGACATTTATTTTAGCTGTTATTTTCTTATAGCAGGTATTTTCTTCATCAGTGAAGATCACACAGCAGCTAAATAATCTTGGGCAGCTATTAACATGAACAATGTCAACATAGTTCAGTATGTTTTtatgagaaaaaggaaaacagacatTGAAATCTTAAACCTGAAATGTCAACACTTCTATCTATCATCAGATACTCAATTAACAAAACACGACTTCCTTAATTTCACCGCTCAGCATCTCTAGTTCAGATGCTGAGACATTCAAATCCAGACATTTCAAAGTGCTTCATTATATGCATGAAATTTTGAAAATGCTTTGTACAGCCACTATGTCCAGTTGTTTACCTTGGAAACATCCACAGGTTTGGACAGGAAGTTTGATGACATATCACAAACCAAGACTGCTCCTTTGACATCAGGTACAAAGTCAAATTCCACACCATGAACAGTTTCATTAGCACAATAATACACATAAGATGCATCCGGATTAAGATTCCAAGTGCTTGGGTCAGGAATGCCTAAGAGCCAAAAAAGAAACCCAGAGGTCACAAGTAACTTTCTTGGCATGCAGTTTTACCTGAACATGAAACTTAAGTGTAAACCAAGAACAATTTTGCCATATAGACTATTAATCTTGTTGTTACCAGGAAGATAATGCATCTGCAAACCAAGACACCAGTGCATTCCCAAAATTCGCTGGTGAGTGATCATTAAGTTTGCAAAACTTTTTGATTTTCACCACTTATtcttcaaattattttcctcCCATTGTAATTGCAGACTACAAACTACTGGCCTAAGGATTCAAAACAGCATTTCAGAGGAATTCAGACACTAAGTCCAAGAAtcttcctgctgcctttggaacCACTGAAACATCCAAATTCCCACTGACAAAGCTCTCCAAAATTCTGCTTCTGTGCAATCCCAGAAGCATTTAAGTCTTGCCCAAGCTGAACAAACACAAGGTCACCCATCTTTCTCCCATTTTAAGCTTTGCAACTGATTTACAAAGCTAAGATCTCCTCTGTCAACAGGCAATATACAGGCATGTCCTGACAGCACAGAACAGGTTTGGCATAAACCTGttgctctccttttcttttctcctccagGACCTGATGGGAGGTAGAGGGAAGGGTGGGAGACAGTACCATTGCCTCCTCTTATCTACAGCTATGAAATGATGAATTACACTCCCCCAGACTGGAAAGTTGTAGGTTCAATTCCTTCCTGTGCCTCACAGAATATAAACTTACTTTCCAAGTTAGTGCCCTAATTGCCAGTTAATACACTAACTTGTATGGGAATATTCTTTGTCTTGTTGCCACTCTTTTTAGTTCAAGTGCTGTAATTTGGACAAGAGGGAAGAAAAGTGAGCAAAAGTAGCAGGAATAGAAACTAGATCTCATGTATTCCAGCTCCAAGAATTATTTATGTATATTCAGTGACACATTGGTGGGAAAGACAATAATTTAGGAATCCTTAAAAGCCCTTAAAAGGGCTGTTACCTTAAAAGGGTAACAGAATTCAGGTATCCCATGTCCTGGGTCAAGTTAAAATCTCAGACCTGCTTCTGAATTTTAGAGCATTCTTATTACTGAGTGTACATGAAATTGAAATATCTCACAATATCCCTGTGAATAGCTTAAGAACTCagttaaatattaaaaaaacctgagTGAACCCAGACAATTTCCCTACTTTGACACTTTTGTCTTGACACTTATTTTCTGGCATCTGCTCAGCCCCattttaccatttttttctAGTGGAAAATGTTAAGCCATTAAATAAATCTCCCAGTGCTGAACAAAGAGGGGCATGGCAGACATTCTTTCGAGTGCTGGGCAGTCAACTCTAGTTAACATTCAACAGCCCAACAGCAACATTGGATCCATTTTTAGAGCGAGTCAAAAAGCTAAGCATTCACATGGACAGATGCAATCATCAACTTACTTGTATAGGCTCCTAGTTTGGGATGAACGATATTTACTTTGGCATACTTCTCTGCTTCTTTAGCTGCTTTTGCTGACCAGCCTCCAGTAACCACATAATCTGCCTGTCTTGCCTCCTTTAAACCAATAAGGTTAAGCGGGACTGCACTGAACTGAGCAGATCCACCTCCTTGAAGGAAAATAACTTTGTAGTTGTCTGGTATATTTCTGCATAAAAGAAATAACCATTTATGTTATTTCCAGGTGACACAGGATGCATACAACTTGATATTATGCATTTAACTGTAACTGAGGAAGAATGCTGCCATTTTAGAAGACTCTTTGCCTAGATGTTAGATCAATCCCACTAACTTACCTCAGCACTGGTCTTGAGAAACAGCTTATTTAATAAAtactaaatatttaataaattttaaatatttaaatatttaagagTACATGCTATGAATTTTAGTGATAaaaattctttgaaaaaaaagcttcctctccccagccctggcactgcatgAAACAAACTCTGTGTGTAGCTGTACACACAGACTTGAAAGTTATTCCATC includes:
- the PSAT1 gene encoding phosphoserine aminotransferase; the protein is MAATESGRQVANFGAGPAKLPRSVLLEAQKELVDYKGLGISVLEMSHRSSDFTKILNKTENLMRELLNIPDNYKVIFLQGGGSAQFSAVPLNLIGLKEARQADYVVTGGWSAKAAKEAEKYAKVNIVHPKLGAYTSIPDPSTWNLNPDASYVYYCANETVHGVEFDFVPDVKGAVLVCDMSSNFLSKPVDVSKFGVIFAGAQKNVGCAGVTVVIVREDLLGFALKECPVVLDYKTQAANSSLYNTPPCYSIYIMGLVLEWIKNNGGAAAMDKHSLIKSRMIYDIIDKSNGFYACPVERKSRSRMNVPFRIGSVKGDEALEKKFLEKAVELNMISLKGHRSVGGIRASLYNAVTVEDVQKLATFMRSFMQMHQS